One Panicum virgatum strain AP13 chromosome 9K, P.virgatum_v5, whole genome shotgun sequence genomic region harbors:
- the LOC120649577 gene encoding zinc finger CCCH domain-containing protein 53-like, with product MDAWEATKVVFDRVRALDPENASKIMGLLLIQDNSVKDLIRLAFGPEHLLHAVVARARADLAAKPASPPSPPGLGPPWGLPSPGGGGGGGGGGGDHLSPFAADNAAFDGGADAFYPEEYECWSPAGAGHRRSFSLSDDEVAAAAAWRPCMYFARGFCKNGSSCRFLHGLPDDDAEATEREMVVMRAKALAAAAAARPQQLMASAFPFSPSPPKGGFGLNSLLQQQNEPQRAAAAGAMFLGGGEDMHRFPVRSPRMDRGDLISSPAARQIYLTFPADSTFSEEDVSNYFSLYGPVQDVRIPYQQKRMFGFVTFVYAETVRIILSKGNPHFVCDARVLVKPYKEKGKVPDRFRKLQNPHHGDFAGCTSPTGLLDSRDPFDLAQPQIGPRVMYGNMANHEAFVRRKLEEQQQAAELQQAIELEGRRFMGLQLLDLTSRGHHLGSPASSPMSLGQADGKGCGNGNGNAIIVEDVTVQDSKMNSNSLAMSAPAAAAAASATGAEGEHEEQQEGDGHGGGGSPKQAVNPGEEEKRESVPVTAIPNVACGFQERGIINESSVLRNG from the exons ATGGACGCGTGGGAGGCCACCAAGGTGGTGTTCGACCGGGTGCGCGCGCTGGACCCGGAGAACGCCTCCAAGATCATGGGCCTGCTCCTCATCCAGGACAACAGCGTCAAGGACCTGATCCGCCTCGCCTTCGGCCCCGagcacctgctccacgccgtcgtcgcccgcgcgcgcgccgacctcgccgccaagcccgcgtccccgccgtcgccgcccgggCTCGGCCCGCCGTGGGGGCTCCCGAgccctggaggaggaggaggaggaggaggaggaggaggcgaccaCCTGTCGCCGTTCGCCGCCGACAACGCGGCgttcgacggcggcgccgacgcgTTCTACCCCGAGGAGTACGAGTGCTGGTCCCCGGcgggcgccggccaccgccgcagctTCTCGCTGAGCGACGACGaggtggccgcggccgccgcgtggAGGCCCTGCATGTACTTCGCTCGCGGGTTCTGCAAGAACGGCTCCTCCTGCCGGTTCTTGCACGGCCTGCCTGACGACGACGCAGAGGCCACGGAACGGGAGATGGTCGTCATGCGCGCCAAggccttggccgccgccgcggccgcgcggccgCAGCAGCTCATGGCGTCCGCGTTCCCcttctcgccgtcgccgcccaaaGGCGGCTTCGGCCTCAACTCCCTGCTCCAGCAGCAGAACGAGCCCCAAAG ggcggcggcggcgggcgccatGTTTCTTGGCGGTGGCGAGGACATGCACAGGTTCCCGGTGCGCTCGCCTCGGATGGACCGCGGCGACCTCATCTCCAGCCCCGCCGCGCGGCAGATCTACCTCACCTTCCCGGCCGACTCCACCTTCAGCGAGGAGGACGTCTCCAACTACTTCAG CTTGTACGGACCAGTGCAGGACGTGCGCATCCCGTACCAGCAGAAGCGCATGTTCGGCTTCGTCACCTTCGTCTATGCAGAGACGGTGAGGATCATCCTGAGCAAGGGGAACCCGCACTTCGTGTGCGACGCGCGCGTGCTCGTCAAGCCCTACAAGGAGAAGGGCAAGGTCCCCGACAGGTTCAG gaAGTTGCAGAACCCGCACCATGGCGACTTCGCCGGCTGCACGTCGCCCACCGGACTGCTCGATTCTAGGGATCCCTTCGACCTGGCTCAGCCGCAGATTG GACCGAGGGTGATGTACGGAAACATGGCTAACCACGAGGCGTTTGTGAGGAGGAAGCTCgaagagcagcagcaggcggccgAGCTGCAGCAAGCCATCGAGCTGGAGGGCCGCCGGTTCATGGGGCTGCAGCTCCTCGACCTCACGAGTAGGGGTCACCATCTCGGCTCCCCTGCTAGCTCGCCCATGTCCCTGGGACAAGCTGACGGCAAAGGGTGCGGCAACGGGAATGGCAATGCCATCATTGTGGAGGACGTCACCGTCCAAG ATAGCAAGATGAACAGTAATAGCCTTGCAATGAGtgcgcctgcagcagcagctgctgcctcTGCAACTGGTGCGGAAGGCGAGCACGAGGAGCAGCAGGAAGGGGATGggcatggtggtggtggcagtccCAAGCAGGCAGTCAACCCTGGGGAAGAGGAGAAGAGGGAATCTGTTCCTGTGACAGCAATACCCAATGTTGCGTgtggattccaagaaag AGGGATAATCAATGAATCCTCGGTGCTGCGCAATGGGTAG
- the LOC120649578 gene encoding uncharacterized protein LOC120649578 → MSGPGADAAAPSDGAEQLRAYREAARRRLRERVGAIARGPVRAPLADVLRDHALVHLPPAAAARLRLVHPSWARVLASPLFAVAHAAAPRRGSGLFVAAAPDDPGLLFLPLDAADTVPSPPLAFLPASSPPAVLSSSHGVACCFSPADDAYFVCNPATGSWEGVPCPPCRITWPRPAIVVVFDASVYNFGGDFTLVCAFESAPGSGIYCFAVFTSVTGAWWVADAVAPAEGLIPASGVAAGGVAWWRTTIGTAVGYSPATGRVELAVCPGDSAHWEIGSAAGRLHCAVLAADDVVVFRLDGHGGCWEVAATVSVAEILQQRRPWQPDSSSDEEAGNRAEQDRTGAITAAAGRFRMPRDDVRLLPFQGTEVEVVLLAGRRVVAFDTARRRRREALLPEQPAGADWGAAAYAVHTNTLAQVARVVLMEPPDDQEVASPS, encoded by the coding sequence ATGTCCGGCCCCggcgcggacgcggcggcgccgagcgacgGCGCCGAGCAGCTGCGGGCGTaccgggaggcggcgcggcggcggctgcgggagcGCGTGGGTGCGATCGCGCGCGGCCCCGTCCGGGCGCCGCTGGCCGACGTGCTCCGGGACCACGCGCTCGTGCacctcccgccggccgccgccgcgcgcctccgcctcgtgcACCCGTCCTGGGCGCGGGTGCTCGCGTCCCCGCTCTTCGccgtcgcgcacgccgccgcgccgcgccggggcTCGGGGCTCTTCGTCGCTGCGGCGCCCGACGACCCAGGGCTCCTGTTCCTCCCCCTGGACGCCGCCGACACGGTGCCGTCCCCGCCCCTCGCGTTCCTCCCGGCCTCGTCGCCCCCCGCCGTGCTCTCCTCGTCGCACGGGGTCGCGTGCTGCTTCTCCCCCGCCGACGACGCCTACTTCGTGTGCAACCCGGCGACGGGGTCCTGGGAGGGCGTCCCGTGCCCGCCGTGCCGGATCACCTGGCCCCGCcccgccatcgtcgtcgtcttcGACGCCAGCGTCTACAACTTCGGCGGCGACTTCACGCTCGTCTGCGCCTTCGAGTCCGCGCCGGGCTCCGGCATCTACTGCTTCGCGGTGTTCACATCCGTGACCGGCGCGTGGTGGGTCGCCGACGCCGTCGCGCCCGCTGAGGGGCTCATCCCCGCGTCgggggtggcggccggcggggtggCGTGGTGGCGGACGACCATCGGCACCGCGGTCGGGTACAGCCCCGCCACCGGGCGCGTCGAGCTGGCCGTGTGCCCCGGAGACAGCGCCCACTGGGAGATCGGCTCCGCCGCGGGCAGGCTCCACTgcgccgtgctcgccgccgacgacgtcgtGGTGTTCCGGCTGGACGGGCACGGTGGCTGCTGGGAGGTGGCCGCGACGGTCTCCGTCGCGGAGATATTGCAGCAGCGGCGACCCTGGCAACCGGATAGCTCCTCCGACGAGGAGGCGGGGAATCGGGCAGAGCAGGATCGCACGGGGGCGATCACTGCCGCGGCGGGCAGGTTTCGGATGCCGCGCGACGACGTGCGGCTGCTGCCGTTCCAGGGCacggaggtggaggtggtgctgCTGGCCGGCAGGCGCGTGGTGGCGTTCGacacggcgaggcggcggcggcgcgaggccctCCTGCCGGAACAGCCGGCCGGCGCTGACTGGGGCGCGGCGGCGTACGCCGTGCACACCAACACGCTCGCGCAGGTCGCGCGCGTGGTGCTCATGGAGCCTCCGGACGATCAGGAGGTCGCATCGCCATCGTAG